The nucleotide sequence AAAGTGCAGGGGCTCACAGAGCTGACATGGGAGGCGATCCTCTTCATTAAATGTTCAGCTTTTGAAGCTCTCAGCGTGGATGTAAGTACTTCGCTAGACATGGCTCTGGCAGCCCTCCCCGGCCCCACCATCAAATCTAAGAGGTGCTGAGTCACTGCTCATgacagggttcttttttttttttttttttttccttctaaagatttcatctggggtgcctgggtggctcagtcgttaagcgtctgccttcggctcaggtcatgatcccagggtcctgggatcgagccccgcatggggctccctgctcagtgggaagcctgcttctccctctcccactccccctgcttgtgttccctctcgcgctgtgtctctgtcaaataaataaaatcttaaaaaaaaagattttatttatttgtcagagagcacgcACGCACAAACgggaggagcggcagagggagaagcaggctccccgctgggcaaggagcccgacatgggactcgatcccaggaccctgggatcatgacctaagccgaaggcagacgcttcaccgactgagtcacccaggtgccccgacacgGTTCTTTTTTAAGGGATGGGAACCCCTCGATGCAGCTTTTCTCGCAGGTGATCTCTGACCACTTGCTCTGAGGCAGACAGGTCCTCCTAGGATGGAGAGTGAGTTCCTTCAAAGAGAAACACCTGTGAGGGCTGGGAGGCTAAGTGGCAAAAGCACATGCAGGAAAGCGGGACTGTCCAGAGGAGTGTCCGAAATCCTACTGATCATGTGCAATAGAGCTTAAGCCCCTGCTCACCATCCGGAAGCAATGAAGCTTCAGATCCAGGCCCTTCCACCTACTGGCTGTAGGCCTTTCGGCAAATTATTTACTACCTCtgctctcagttttctcatttgtaaaacaggatAACAGTACCTGTCTCCTCAAGGCTATTTTGAGGATTCGGGGAGTAAGAAggccagtgcctggcacgtaatCAGCACCTCTGTGTGGCATTATTACCACTTCAGGCTGCACCTGTCCTGAAGCAGTGGGATTTCTGAGAGTTAGACACCAGATTTACGTCTCAGCACCCAGTGGGGAGTTCACTCTGCAAACCAGTCCTCAGAAGGTTCCTGGTGGGGCTCCTCCGTGTGCCCCACGGCGGGGCGTGTAGGTTAAGACAGACATCTTCCAGAAGGGCCAGGGGAGGCCGGTGGGGCTTCTCAAACTACACAAGCCCCCAGCCCCGGGGATGGGTCCTGAGAAAAAGGGCCGACTGGGATTGAGCAGGACAGAAGTGCGGTCCCGCGCTGCGCGTCTCTAATGAGCTCCCAGCTGCTGCCACGTTTGCCCCTGGGCCAGAGAGAAGGGCCGGAGCGTGCACCCGGACCCTGCTGGCTGGCATCGACGTCCTCCGCCCTGCCATTTCTTCATCTGCGAAGCGGGGTTAAAAACGACTTTCCCAGGTTATCGGGTCGGTAACAGATTATATATCAACTCCTTggcccagtacctggcacacagtgagggCACAATAAAAGGAAGTTGTTTTTACTGTTAAAGAATGTAACAGTCCTTTGCCTAGGTCCTTGGTGGGGAGACTATTTTTACTAGATAGGCATTCCTGCTTTTTGAAGTTTACATCCCGTGACTGACTTGAAGAACAGATCAGTAAAAACCGTTAGCTCCAGTAAGGGCAGCCCAGCTTCCtggctgggggcctgggccccGAGCTCAGCCCCGCCACGAACTCACCATTGCCCCGCTCGTTACCCTCTGTGCCCATGTGCTTTCTTGTCTGCACGGAAGGGGCGATGAGACTCCCTCACAGAGCTGTTCTGGGGGAAATTAGTGCCCGCCATACAGTGACTGCGCAGGGTCTGCCATCTCTTACCCGGCTCCTGTGGAAGTTGAGCTGGTCAACAGTCCTGAAGGTGATGGAGGTGGCCGCACAGGGGTTCTGCCCCCAGCCAAGTCTGCCCCCTTCAACCTGACTGTGCAGGGACAACCTGTTGGCTATTCCAGGAAGGGGCCTCTCTGGGCAGGAATCCTATTAATGACTTTTTGGCCACAACTTCTGCTTTATTTTGGACACAGAGAGGTTGGTTATAAAGACCGATGGATCAGGCAAGGGAGCAGACAGGATTTCTCAGCAAGGAGACTCTAGGCAGGGGACTGACAATGTTAAACAGTCACTGAGGCGGATGTGGAGCCGATCCTtttaggagaggcagagagcttCAGGATGTAAGTACTATGCTTAGCATGTATGTTAGTACATATACGTTCACTGTCTAGTAATCCTGTACGTTGTTTTAACAAACCACCCTAAACACAGGTAATAACCATTACTATTATCCTAATTCTGTGGGTTAGGAATTGGAAGGGCACAGGGGGCATAGCTCGTCTTTGTTCCACGGTATCTGGGCCTCAGCAAAAAGACTGGACAGCTCAGGGCCACTCAACGGCTGGGGTCACTCGGAGATGTCTGTCCTCTTCATTTATCTGGCGTTCAAtgctggctgctggctgggaCCTCAGCTAGGGCTGAGAAAGGTACATGTGGCCTCACCACGTGGCCTTGGGCTGCCTCACGGCATGGCAGCCTCAGGCTGGGCTAACTTCTTACCCGGGGCTCGGTTCCAAACGTGAGTGTTCCAGCTAACAAAGCAGACGCAGCCTTGCCTTTTAAGATCTAGCCATGGATGCCACACAGCATTATCTCAGCCACATTATATCAGCTACAAGGGAGTCATGAGCACCCCAAATTCAATGGGTGGAGGATGAGACTCTACCTCTTGATGGCGGAGCGGCAAGGTTCTAGAGGAGCATGTGGATCAGGAGACACTGGCTCGATTTTTCGGGCCAGTATCTGTCACATAGGCTTCCCTGGAAAAAGACAATTTGTTAAATGGAGGAGTCAGGACCTCTGGCCCTACTTGGGAGTTTTCCTGAGGGCCTCATACCATATAAATGGCACATACGGGAATATAATAACGGTGCAGCAGGCATTGTTTTAAGTGAACTCTTTTAATACAACACCCTCTGAAGCAGGTACTGTCATTATCCCCAGTTTACAAACGAGGCACAAGGATGTGAAGGAACTTGTCCGAGGTCACACAGCCCCTGAAACACTGCCGCCAGAACCACGGCAACCTGGCGCCCGAGCCCGCACACTTAACCGCGGCACCACCTTCCCGCTCCGTGTGCACAGCTCACTCCTCCCCTCGGCCACGGCCTGCTCACCGTGCACCCACCACCTGCCGAGCGCTGTGCGGGCGACCACGTGGCAGTGGGGAGAGCAGATGGAAAGTCCTAACCTCAGGGCGCTCACAGAATCCACACGACAACCAAAGGAGATTGATTTTTTGGAATCAGCATTTTACAGGGCAGTTTTAGAGGAAATAAATGGTGACTGTTATTGAATTAATTATTCATGGAACCCTATTTAAGGCAGCTGAAAAGGATCCAGGAAGCCCTGTCTTTCTTACGGTgagggctcgggctcgggctcagAAGCCAGGCTGCTCTGGGCTCCACCACTTCCTAGCACGTTAACCGTGGGCAAAGTTCTCTCACCTCTGTGACCCGGTTCCCTCCCATATCAAACGGGGTCCCAGTACCTACGTGTGAGGGCGCGGAGAACAGGCCAGGAGCTGGCAAGCCCTGGGGAAGGGTAAGGTCGTCCGCTGCAGGGCTGGCCTTGTTGCACAACGTGACACAAGGCTGACACCTAGCGGCCGCCTGTTGTGGCTGGTTCCTTACCGGGCAAAATCACTCCATCCAAATAGACCCATTTTCTGGGACGTGATACCTCAGCTCTGGACCTTCCTCTATCAGACTCTGAAGTGCGTGCATATTCCACAGATCACTAGAATAACGTTCTTTTGCCCTGGGAAgcaatttatacatatatatatatatgagggggagggagagagagaatcccaggcggACTCCACACatagcacggagcccaactcgggtctccatctcatgatcttgagatcacgacctgagccaaaatcaagagtcgaacgcctaaccgactgagccacccacgtgccctggGAAGCAACTGctttaaaatgagataacatgCAAGGTACAAAGCACAAAAACTGCCCAGGAGAAAACCATGACTACTTTTTGAGCACTTAGGTGCAACCTCGGCCTCACAACCACTGTCTATGTTGGTACTAGGGTCCGCACTTAATAAATGCAGGCTGGGGCTTGGAGAGGTTCTGCGGCTCGCCCTGGGTCACAAAGCTTGTGATAGGGGCTAGGCTCCGAACCCGAGGTCTGGGCCTAGGGCTGGAGCTCCCCACCTGCTCTCCGCCCACTCCACACCCCCCGGCCCCTTTCCTGCTGGAGACCGAAGAGTGGCAGCATGGGGAGCAAGGCGGCTACTGACGGGCAGAACTGGGCCTGCTAAGGCAGAGGCTGCAGATCAGGCACATCCCGTGAGAGGCCTGCCATGCGTGGCACTGGGGACCATCCCAGGAGACTGGACACTGGGATTCTCCCAGGGAGCAACGGGGAGAAGAGGCCAGAGGTACAGGTTACCTCCGATGCAATGGAAATTGATCAGAAGGCCGATTCCTCCAAAAGGAGGTTCTCTGGGTCTCAGCCATCGGCACGCTTATGGGATTTGGGGCACTTCTGTGGAAGAGGAAGATCAAGAGTGGCTTATGGGAAAGACACACATACTTGTTAAGAAAGGCAGAATACAGGaatatataaagtgaaaatttGAGTGTCTTTATCTGCCTTCTCCTCAACTCACTGCTCAGAAGTTCACGGTATTTGTCATGTATCCTTCCAGCTTTCTATTCCTTTCAAATATCCCACATCTCCATATGGATgcatatgttcttttttaaaaacaaaaataaggttatTCGGTTCATACTGGTCTGCAAGGTCTCTTTCCCTTAATGTCCTCATTCTACAAACTGGCAATTAAAATATGTTAGAGCTTCGTGTTTCTAAGAACCCTTTGTAGATTACTTTGAAGAACAAAATCTCCAGGTTAGGCATATAATCACCCCTGTAACTTTGTATGTCACATCTCTGCCTCCTCAGCCTCCACCACTTAGGATTCAGCAGGGATGTGGACCTGCAGGTGATGAGTCACAGGAAATCCTTGTGGGATTCTGCCCTGGCaatttccccctcccccgcccatcCCTGACTTTCTCCACAGAGGTGGTAAGAGGGGAGGTTGCCTGTGTGTTCTCTCAGTTGAGCACAAATACACACCGAGCACCCTTTTCTTCCTTAGTTTCATATTTGTCAGGAAAGGCTGATGATTTCCACGTGCCCTGGGAAGGGGTTCGAAATACCCCCAGGAACTCTCAACGCTCACCTCCATATGTAATCAAAAAGGAACACAACCTTAAGCCTTAAGGGTGAGGAGGTCCAAGGAGAGTGTTTTCTCCCTGATGACTACAGCAAGACTTTAGAAAATATGTAACCAAgtcaaaatcctttttaaaaactgaggacCCTGAGGCGCCAGGCTGGCTCCCTCGGGAGGgcatggactcttgatttccgggcgggtcatgatctcaggctcccaTCGGCTCTgagtctgctctctccctctcccactccccctccttgtgttccctctctcgctgtgtctctctctgtcaaataaataaataaatctttttacaaaaataaaatatataaataaataacatctttttaaaaatgttaaaaaaaaaaaagttgggggccctggagcacctggctggctcagttggaagagcatgcatcTCTGGGtgcgtgagttcgagccccatgttggacagagcttacttaaaatttttttttttaattgggagcCCTTGTACTGCTGCTGAGTGACCGAGCCCGGGCTCTGTGACCTACTCACTGACTCTGCGCTGCTGACTGGCACAGTCATCCAGCATTTGCCTGCGGTCTGACGCCCTAACACTGCTGTCGGTGGCACAGTTACGGACACTGGGTGGGTTTTGCAAGGCCAGCGGAGGTCAGAGCCACACGGAATTCACAGTGAACGGTGCCGCCCGACAACGCTGTCCCCGCACACACGCCTTCTTCCCGAGGGCTCCTGTAAAGCCACGGGGCCGGGAGGTGGCTCGGGCCACCGGGTCCCGCCCCCGGACGGCGAAGGACCGTTCCCGGAGCGGCCGCCAGAGGGCGCGTGCGGCGCGGCGGCGTGGGGCTTCGCGCTTTGTCCCCCCGCGCGGCCCGTCGCCCCGAGCGGCGGCGGGAAATCCGACCGGCTCCTCCCGGCCGCCGCCTCCTTCTGGCCTCGCGCGCCTGCCCGGGTCGGCCCTGCtgtgatggaggaggaggaggaagggggtggcGAGGAGCAGCAGCAATTCTCCTACCGACAGGTACAGGAAAGTCGGGTCCCTGCCGGGCCGGGGGAGGACGGCGTGGAGCTTCTGGAGAGGGAAAGGCCCCGAGGCCTCCGCTGGGCGCTCTTCGGGGCGCGGTCCCCGGGGCGGGTCCCCCGGGGCGGGTCCCCCGGGACGGGTCCCCCGGGGCGTAGGGCGCGCTTCGGCCGCCTGCGCCTGCGCCAACTGGGCTGCCGCGGGGGGTGCTGGGAGGCGGTCTCCAGGGTAACGCGGGTCGGAGTGGGACGGGGGGGGCCCCCCGTCTGGCTGGGACAGCCGCGGTCTCCCTTCTCAGGGCTGTAGTGAGAATAGGGTGTGCTCCCGGGAAGGCGATCCAGGCACAGCACTTAGCGCGGGGCCCGGCCTGCGAGCCCGAGAGCCGGCGGCTCCTTCCCGCCTGGGTCCCAGCCCCGGCTCCCCCGCCCCAGCGGCGCGCGGCTCTGCTCCCGCCCCGCCTTCCCGCACGCGGAATCCGGGTGGTCAGAACTCCGCCCGGGGCGGTTGCGGGCCCCGCCGGGAGCAAGCACACGGGGCAGAGTCGTGAGAACGAAGAACCGCAACGCCCTGAAGAGGTAAAAAGCAAGAACCAGGGCGGCCACCTCAGAGAGAGTGGCCTGAAGAGCCGGCAGTGAGCTCAGCTGCCCGGGTTCCGTCTCAGAGCTGTTCACCCACCGCCTGCCTCTCTTTTGGGAAGCGCAAGGTTTCAGGAAAGGTTGCAAGAATAGTGCGCTCAGCAGCCATATGCTCCTCACCTGGATTCACCAGTTAACACTTCGCTGTATTTGCTCCttcgctctcttttttttctgaatcatttgagaTTTAATTGCAGGTACCTTGACACCTTCCCTTTAAGTTTTAGTACTTTCGTATGCCTCTCCCAACAACAAGGGTATTTTCGTACATAATAACCTCAAGTATCACCACTCAGAAAGTTTAATATTGGTAAAATCCTGTTCTCTGACGATCAGTCCATATGCACATTTCCCCAGTTGTCCCAAAGCTGTTTCTTCTTctggtcttttttctttcatccagGATCCAGTCAAGGGGCATAACTTGCATTTAGTAAGATCCTGTCTCTGATCTTCCCTGGAACAGTTCTCCACCCTCTGTTTTTCCTGACATTGATGGTTTTGAAGAGTCCGCTGATGGCAAAGGTGTGGTGGGAGATAAACCCTGAGAGCCGAGGctgtccttttcatttttgtattctcaGCCCCTAGTGCAGGGCCTGGCTCCCAGTGGACCGTCCATACTTAACTGAAGAAATGAGTAAGGCTGCAAAGATGGGCTGAGAAATTGGTGAGCAGGTTGAGGATCCCGCCACCCATTCATCCAGCTGTTCTTGGTGCTGGGTGGACAGTTGTCGTGAACAAAACTGACAGGGTCCTGCCCTCGAGGAATTTGGATCTGGGGATTGAGGCTCGAAGTGCAGTGTTGTCTGCAACATTAAAGAAGGCACGGGCACTTGGCCCTGTCCAGGAGGCGTGCAGACGAGGAGGGATAAAAAACTTCTGGGATGTTCAGAAGGCTCCCTGTCCTGTTCCGCTACTGACACCCCCACGTGTACCTAAAAAAGATGACCCTGGGGGCTCTTTATCCCTCCCAGGGTGATGGTCCCTTTGTCTCCTACCATAGGCCTCAACTTACCTAGTCGTTTGACATCTGAAACTAAGAAAGGTCGTTGCCCTTGCTTATTGGCCTCTACCCTGGGGTCCTGGACCTGTTTCTGCCGTTCCTCCTCATTCTGTTTCAGCTGTGAACACTTGCTGTTTGGGGTTCAGCTGTCCCCCTGTCCAGTTCAGGTCTATCTCCAGCATAGAGAAGGAGCACACCCAGGGGTGCAGTAAGTTTGTTGACAGGAGACTGAGATTTTTGGCTTGGCTTGGCTTTGTGTTGCTTCTTTGCTCCTCTGCATGGGAAAGCTATGCTCTTCAGTATCTAAAAGGGTTGCTAAGGAACAGTGAGGGTCCTGGTGAGGTGGGCTAGCAAGCCAGCAAATCAAAGGAGGGTCAGTCGTGTCCTCACAGGCCTTTCCCAGCGTGGTCCTGAGCGTTTGTCCTTTGTCACATGTAGGCCTGGGGCTGGCAGAGACTTGCTGCAGAGGGATGGGATCCTTTTGCATTTCACTGGAGTAACCTGTCTGGTTTGTCATTGTTCCCTGAGCACCTAGCATATGCCTTTACTCAGTAGGAACAGGTGCACATTTGTGGAATACCTGAGTAAAGTCATGCAGATACCTTGCAAGTGCAAGTCTGACTTTTCTCCCCGCTGACCTGCCATTGTAATTCCTTATCTTTACTTGACCTAAATCATAACCGTTAACAAGGAAGTAATGTTTCTCCAAGTCACACTCCAGAGGGCCTCATTAATTTATTAGTACACTTGAAAAGTCTTCAGCCATTATGGAAAGTGCTGAAGGAATTAGGCTGAGCAGATCCCTCTCCTTGGTCTTCATTTTCGAAGGTGTGGAAAGCTCTTCTTTGCAGCCTCACCCATG is from Zalophus californianus isolate mZalCal1 chromosome 4, mZalCal1.pri.v2, whole genome shotgun sequence and encodes:
- the LOC113927048 gene encoding uncharacterized protein LOC113927048; translated protein: MSVLFIYLAFNAGCWLGPQLGLRKVHVASPRGLGLPHGMAASGWANFLPGARFQTLQTRHKDVKELVRGHTAPETLPPEPRQPGARARTLNRGTTFPLRVHSSLLPSATACSPCTHHLPSAVRATTWQWGEQMESPNLRALTESTRQPKEIDFLESAFYRAVLEEINVTDTGWVLQGQRRSEPHGIHSERCRPTTLSPHTRLLPEGSCKATGPGGGSGHRVPPPDGEGPFPERPPEGACGAAAWGFALCPPARPVAPSGGGKSDRLLPAAASFWPRAPARVGPAVMEEEEEGGGEEQQQFSYRQRLKAAVHYTVGCLCEEVASDRGMPFSKQTIAAVSELTFRQCETFAKDLEMFARHAKRSTINTEDVKLLARRSNSLLKYITEKTEELAQFNTEQKAKKKQKLEEDNTRAVVPAEAAAARKDGS